One Scylla paramamosain isolate STU-SP2022 chromosome 7, ASM3559412v1, whole genome shotgun sequence DNA window includes the following coding sequences:
- the LOC135101769 gene encoding piggyBac transposable element-derived protein 3-like, giving the protein MDGLPLFPEPDYSKYRDFSPTELFELFFDEELFEFIVQQSKLYCAYKNWPDISVTKEEIKVFFGILIVSGYNPMPSKASFWSSSPDLRNEAVCNAMRRDRFDRIMRCLHFNDNTKLDVEDKYTKLRPLIQHLQKRSMDHFIPTQAISHDEAMVKYFGKHGCKQSIRNKPIRFGYKVWCQNTVSGYLVAFEPYQGKSHKGNIELQAKFGKPAATVLELIDEYSTEKRNLSYSFYFDNYFTTIPLLIELKERG; this is encoded by the coding sequence atggatgGATTGCCTTTGTTTCCTGAGCCTGACTATAGCAAGTACAGAGATTTTTCTCCTACAGAACTCTTTGAGTTATTTTTTGATGAGGAACTTTTTGAGTTCATAGTTCAGCAGTCCAAGCTTTACTGTGCTTATAAAAACTGGCCAGACATCAGTGTCACTAAGGAAGAAATCAAAGTATTTTTTGGTATATTGATTGTGTCTGGATATAATCCCATGCCCAGTAAAGCCTCATTCTGGTCCTCTAGCCCTGATCTTCGTAATGAGGCTGTCTGTAATGCTATGCGCAGAGATAGGTTTGACAGGATTATGAGGTGTCTACATTTCAATGACAACACTAAGCTAGATGTAGAGGACAAATATACAAAACTTAGGCCCCTTATACAGCACCTTCAGAAACGATCTATGGACCATTTCATTCCCACCCAAGCAATTTCTCATGATGAGGCTATGGTCAAATATTTTGGCAAACATGGCTGTAAGCAGTCTATTCGCAATAAACCCATTAGGTTTGGCTATAAAGTCTGGTGCCAAAACACTGTTTCAGGCTATCTTGTTGCATTTGAACCTTATCAGGGAAAGTCACACAAAGGTAACATTGAATTGCAAGCTAAGTTTGGGAAGCCAGCAGCAACAGTTCTAGAACTGATTGATGAATATAGCACAGAGAAAAGGAATCTCTCTTACAGTTTCTATTTTGACAATTATTTTACTACAATACCACTGCTGATAGAACTAAAGGAGAGGGGGTAA